The genomic interval TGTCGATGGGGCGCGAGGTGTATGCGGCTCCCGTGGAGGCCTTCTCCACGGCCTCGGCAGCACGGTTGCGCCCCAGGTCGCACTCGATGCGCTGCACGGCGTCGAGCACCTCGAGCGGCGAAAGGTCCGTGGTGATCTCCAGGGCCTGATTCGAGAAGCGCGCCGCCGAAGCGAAGCCCCACGGCTCGCTCTCGTAGCGGTGCGAACAGCGCAGGACTGCGCCCACGCGGGCATTGACGAGCTGCTGCGCCGCTTGCAGCGTGCGCTTCACGTCGCCTTCGTTGCCCCCCAGAAGAAGTGTCACTCGTGCCATCGTCACAGATGTTTTATCATTTTGCTCACCGAGAGCGCAAAATGGGTGAATAC from Alistipes dispar carries:
- the folK gene encoding 2-amino-4-hydroxy-6-hydroxymethyldihydropteridine diphosphokinase → MARVTLLLGGNEGDVKRTLQAAQQLVNARVGAVLRCSHRYESEPWGFASAARFSNQALEITTDLSPLEVLDAVQRIECDLGRNRAAEAVEKASTGAAYTSRPIDIDIIFYDDEVIREERLTVPHPRLAEREFALVPLCEIMRLRRHPVTGETVGGMLEALRKKRER